In Hyperolius riggenbachi isolate aHypRig1 chromosome 10, aHypRig1.pri, whole genome shotgun sequence, a genomic segment contains:
- the LOC137534275 gene encoding zinc finger protein ZFP2-like isoform X2, producing the protein MKDEEEDILPEICTNPGDTKGAQSDIKAEEEERHFRIKEESPTKINTDEFLSRNPPERSPSSQNSWDSTQEDDKTPQGYQDENLIVVKVEVDDEEEAYTRSDEPYKEEEIPSEISTERQENPNSLEKHLMPSDGETEEDDITCYCSYEDIACNSSERHTISPKLHPLHPNPNLTSDLSTHGRHSREHSPPVSHRAAHKGGKTFPCSDCGRGFTERAGLLKHRRRQRHTAKKPYSCSECGKHFMCQSSLIIHENVHTGQKLYTCSTCGKCYPRKSSLIKHERTHTGEKPFMCNECDKSFYWNNQLVRHQRTHTGEKPYMCTECGKHFSQRPMLEIHERTHTGVKPYFCTECGKCFAQNGSLLAHKRTHTGEKPYSCSECGKRFAQKSNLAKHNQVHTGEKPYSCPVCGRHFGQLSALVNHQQTHLSDSPHDISISEGTELSSHYRSQIRVKPFSCSDCGKCFPRKSSLIRHIRTHTGEKPFSCTECGKRFPTKDQLVWHRRTHTGEKPYSCSECGKCFSMKGHLNLHRRTHTGEKPYSCSQCGKGFSSKTNVNLHKRTHAGEKPVPCSENDKGVPQNTNLIRHENTNKAEKPCP; encoded by the exons atgaaggatgaggaggaggacatCCTGCCAGAGATCTGCACAA ACCCTGGAGACACCAAAGGGGCTCAGAGTGACATCAAAGCTGAAGAGGAAGAGAGACACTTCAGAATTAAAGAGGAAAGTCCAACAAAGATTAACACAG ATGAATTCCTTAGCAGAAATCCTCCAGAGAGATCTCCCAGCTCTCAGAATTCTTGGGATTCCACACAGGAAGATGACAAGACACCACAAGGTTATCAG GATGAAAATCTGATTGTTGTTAAAGTTGAAgttgatgatgaagaagaggctTATACAAGGAGTGACGAGCCATACAAGGAAGAAGAAATTCCCTCAGAGATTAGCACAG AGAGACAAGAAAACCCGAATAGCTTGGAGAAACATCTTATGCCTTCAGATGGTGAAACGGAAGAGGATGACATCACATGCTATTGTTCCTATGAAGACATTGCATGCAATTCATCGGAAAGACACACCATTAGCCCAAAACTCCACCCTTTACATCCCAATCCAAATCTAACATCAGATCTCTCTACACATGGTAGACATTCTCGTGAACATTCCCCTCCCGTCAGCCATCGTGCAGCTCATAAAGGAGGTAAAACATTCCCATGTTCTGATTGTGGGAGAGGTTTTACTGAGAGAGCAGGACTCCTCAAACACAGGAGAAGACAAAGACATACAGCCAAGAAGCCGTAttcctgttctgagtgtgggaaacactTCATGTGTCAGTCATCTCTTATTATCCATGAAAATGTTCACACAGGGCAGAAATTATACACCTGCTCTACCTGTGGAAAATGTTATCCCAGGAAATCATCTCTCATAAAACATGAAAGAACTCACACGGGAGAGAAACCGTTTATGTGTAATGAATGCGACAAGAGTTTCTATTGGAACAATCAACTcgttagacaccagagaactcacactggggagaagccctacatgtgtacagagtgtgggaaacatTTTTCCCAGAGACCAATGCTGGAGATAcacgagagaactcacactggagtGAAGCCGTATTTTTgcactgaatgtgggaaatgttttgcccaAAACGGAAGTCTCTTAGCACATAAGAGAACCCACACAGGTGAAAAGCCATATTCCTGCTCCGAATGTGGTAAACGTTTTGCTCAAAAATCGAATCTTGCAAAGCATAACCAAGTCCATACGGGGGAGAAACCATATTCCTGTCCTGTCTGTGGGAGACATTTTGGTCAATTGTCTGCTCTTGTTAACCACCAACAAACTCACCTGTCTGACAGTCCACATGACATATCTATTTCTGAGGGGACAGAACTGAGTTCACACTACAGAAGCCAAATAAGGGTGAAGCCATTTTCATgttctgactgtgggaaatgttttcccaGAAAATCAAGTCTCATCAGACACATAAGAACTCATACAGGAGAGAAGCCATTTTCCTGTACGGAATGTGGCAAAAGATTTCCTACCAAAGACCAGCTTGTCTGGCACCGACGCACCCACACAGGAGAGAaaccgtattcatgttcagagtgtgggaaatgtttttccatGAAAGGACATCTTAATCTCCATCGGAGgactcacacaggagaaaaaccATATTCCTGTTCCCAATGCGGAAAAGGATTTTCCTCCAAAACCAATGTTAATTTACATAAGAGGACTCATGCTGGAGAGAAGCCAGTTCCATGTTCAGAGAATGATAAAGGTGTTCCTCAAAATACTAATCTTATAAGACATGAAAACACTAACAAAGCAGAAAAGCCGTGTCCATGA
- the LOC137534275 gene encoding zinc finger protein ZFP2-like isoform X3 — protein sequence MENDGSIIVKGEDEEETYMKDEEEDILPEICTNEFLSRNPPERSPSSQNSWDSTQEDDKTPQGYQDENLIVVKVEVDDEEEAYTRSDEPYKEEEIPSEISTERQENPNSLEKHLMPSDGETEEDDITCYCSYEDIACNSSERHTISPKLHPLHPNPNLTSDLSTHGRHSREHSPPVSHRAAHKGGKTFPCSDCGRGFTERAGLLKHRRRQRHTAKKPYSCSECGKHFMCQSSLIIHENVHTGQKLYTCSTCGKCYPRKSSLIKHERTHTGEKPFMCNECDKSFYWNNQLVRHQRTHTGEKPYMCTECGKHFSQRPMLEIHERTHTGVKPYFCTECGKCFAQNGSLLAHKRTHTGEKPYSCSECGKRFAQKSNLAKHNQVHTGEKPYSCPVCGRHFGQLSALVNHQQTHLSDSPHDISISEGTELSSHYRSQIRVKPFSCSDCGKCFPRKSSLIRHIRTHTGEKPFSCTECGKRFPTKDQLVWHRRTHTGEKPYSCSECGKCFSMKGHLNLHRRTHTGEKPYSCSQCGKGFSSKTNVNLHKRTHAGEKPVPCSENDKGVPQNTNLIRHENTNKAEKPCP from the exons ATGGag AATGATGGATCAATCATTGTtaaaggtgaagatgaagaagagacatacatgaaggatgaggaggaggacatCCTGCCAGAGATCTGCACAA ATGAATTCCTTAGCAGAAATCCTCCAGAGAGATCTCCCAGCTCTCAGAATTCTTGGGATTCCACACAGGAAGATGACAAGACACCACAAGGTTATCAG GATGAAAATCTGATTGTTGTTAAAGTTGAAgttgatgatgaagaagaggctTATACAAGGAGTGACGAGCCATACAAGGAAGAAGAAATTCCCTCAGAGATTAGCACAG AGAGACAAGAAAACCCGAATAGCTTGGAGAAACATCTTATGCCTTCAGATGGTGAAACGGAAGAGGATGACATCACATGCTATTGTTCCTATGAAGACATTGCATGCAATTCATCGGAAAGACACACCATTAGCCCAAAACTCCACCCTTTACATCCCAATCCAAATCTAACATCAGATCTCTCTACACATGGTAGACATTCTCGTGAACATTCCCCTCCCGTCAGCCATCGTGCAGCTCATAAAGGAGGTAAAACATTCCCATGTTCTGATTGTGGGAGAGGTTTTACTGAGAGAGCAGGACTCCTCAAACACAGGAGAAGACAAAGACATACAGCCAAGAAGCCGTAttcctgttctgagtgtgggaaacactTCATGTGTCAGTCATCTCTTATTATCCATGAAAATGTTCACACAGGGCAGAAATTATACACCTGCTCTACCTGTGGAAAATGTTATCCCAGGAAATCATCTCTCATAAAACATGAAAGAACTCACACGGGAGAGAAACCGTTTATGTGTAATGAATGCGACAAGAGTTTCTATTGGAACAATCAACTcgttagacaccagagaactcacactggggagaagccctacatgtgtacagagtgtgggaaacatTTTTCCCAGAGACCAATGCTGGAGATAcacgagagaactcacactggagtGAAGCCGTATTTTTgcactgaatgtgggaaatgttttgcccaAAACGGAAGTCTCTTAGCACATAAGAGAACCCACACAGGTGAAAAGCCATATTCCTGCTCCGAATGTGGTAAACGTTTTGCTCAAAAATCGAATCTTGCAAAGCATAACCAAGTCCATACGGGGGAGAAACCATATTCCTGTCCTGTCTGTGGGAGACATTTTGGTCAATTGTCTGCTCTTGTTAACCACCAACAAACTCACCTGTCTGACAGTCCACATGACATATCTATTTCTGAGGGGACAGAACTGAGTTCACACTACAGAAGCCAAATAAGGGTGAAGCCATTTTCATgttctgactgtgggaaatgttttcccaGAAAATCAAGTCTCATCAGACACATAAGAACTCATACAGGAGAGAAGCCATTTTCCTGTACGGAATGTGGCAAAAGATTTCCTACCAAAGACCAGCTTGTCTGGCACCGACGCACCCACACAGGAGAGAaaccgtattcatgttcagagtgtgggaaatgtttttccatGAAAGGACATCTTAATCTCCATCGGAGgactcacacaggagaaaaaccATATTCCTGTTCCCAATGCGGAAAAGGATTTTCCTCCAAAACCAATGTTAATTTACATAAGAGGACTCATGCTGGAGAGAAGCCAGTTCCATGTTCAGAGAATGATAAAGGTGTTCCTCAAAATACTAATCTTATAAGACATGAAAACACTAACAAAGCAGAAAAGCCGTGTCCATGA
- the LOC137534275 gene encoding zinc finger protein ZFP2-like isoform X1: MENDGSIIVKGEDEEETYMKDEEEDILPEICTNPGDTKGAQSDIKAEEEERHFRIKEESPTKINTDEFLSRNPPERSPSSQNSWDSTQEDDKTPQGYQDENLIVVKVEVDDEEEAYTRSDEPYKEEEIPSEISTERQENPNSLEKHLMPSDGETEEDDITCYCSYEDIACNSSERHTISPKLHPLHPNPNLTSDLSTHGRHSREHSPPVSHRAAHKGGKTFPCSDCGRGFTERAGLLKHRRRQRHTAKKPYSCSECGKHFMCQSSLIIHENVHTGQKLYTCSTCGKCYPRKSSLIKHERTHTGEKPFMCNECDKSFYWNNQLVRHQRTHTGEKPYMCTECGKHFSQRPMLEIHERTHTGVKPYFCTECGKCFAQNGSLLAHKRTHTGEKPYSCSECGKRFAQKSNLAKHNQVHTGEKPYSCPVCGRHFGQLSALVNHQQTHLSDSPHDISISEGTELSSHYRSQIRVKPFSCSDCGKCFPRKSSLIRHIRTHTGEKPFSCTECGKRFPTKDQLVWHRRTHTGEKPYSCSECGKCFSMKGHLNLHRRTHTGEKPYSCSQCGKGFSSKTNVNLHKRTHAGEKPVPCSENDKGVPQNTNLIRHENTNKAEKPCP; encoded by the exons ATGGag AATGATGGATCAATCATTGTtaaaggtgaagatgaagaagagacatacatgaaggatgaggaggaggacatCCTGCCAGAGATCTGCACAA ACCCTGGAGACACCAAAGGGGCTCAGAGTGACATCAAAGCTGAAGAGGAAGAGAGACACTTCAGAATTAAAGAGGAAAGTCCAACAAAGATTAACACAG ATGAATTCCTTAGCAGAAATCCTCCAGAGAGATCTCCCAGCTCTCAGAATTCTTGGGATTCCACACAGGAAGATGACAAGACACCACAAGGTTATCAG GATGAAAATCTGATTGTTGTTAAAGTTGAAgttgatgatgaagaagaggctTATACAAGGAGTGACGAGCCATACAAGGAAGAAGAAATTCCCTCAGAGATTAGCACAG AGAGACAAGAAAACCCGAATAGCTTGGAGAAACATCTTATGCCTTCAGATGGTGAAACGGAAGAGGATGACATCACATGCTATTGTTCCTATGAAGACATTGCATGCAATTCATCGGAAAGACACACCATTAGCCCAAAACTCCACCCTTTACATCCCAATCCAAATCTAACATCAGATCTCTCTACACATGGTAGACATTCTCGTGAACATTCCCCTCCCGTCAGCCATCGTGCAGCTCATAAAGGAGGTAAAACATTCCCATGTTCTGATTGTGGGAGAGGTTTTACTGAGAGAGCAGGACTCCTCAAACACAGGAGAAGACAAAGACATACAGCCAAGAAGCCGTAttcctgttctgagtgtgggaaacactTCATGTGTCAGTCATCTCTTATTATCCATGAAAATGTTCACACAGGGCAGAAATTATACACCTGCTCTACCTGTGGAAAATGTTATCCCAGGAAATCATCTCTCATAAAACATGAAAGAACTCACACGGGAGAGAAACCGTTTATGTGTAATGAATGCGACAAGAGTTTCTATTGGAACAATCAACTcgttagacaccagagaactcacactggggagaagccctacatgtgtacagagtgtgggaaacatTTTTCCCAGAGACCAATGCTGGAGATAcacgagagaactcacactggagtGAAGCCGTATTTTTgcactgaatgtgggaaatgttttgcccaAAACGGAAGTCTCTTAGCACATAAGAGAACCCACACAGGTGAAAAGCCATATTCCTGCTCCGAATGTGGTAAACGTTTTGCTCAAAAATCGAATCTTGCAAAGCATAACCAAGTCCATACGGGGGAGAAACCATATTCCTGTCCTGTCTGTGGGAGACATTTTGGTCAATTGTCTGCTCTTGTTAACCACCAACAAACTCACCTGTCTGACAGTCCACATGACATATCTATTTCTGAGGGGACAGAACTGAGTTCACACTACAGAAGCCAAATAAGGGTGAAGCCATTTTCATgttctgactgtgggaaatgttttcccaGAAAATCAAGTCTCATCAGACACATAAGAACTCATACAGGAGAGAAGCCATTTTCCTGTACGGAATGTGGCAAAAGATTTCCTACCAAAGACCAGCTTGTCTGGCACCGACGCACCCACACAGGAGAGAaaccgtattcatgttcagagtgtgggaaatgtttttccatGAAAGGACATCTTAATCTCCATCGGAGgactcacacaggagaaaaaccATATTCCTGTTCCCAATGCGGAAAAGGATTTTCCTCCAAAACCAATGTTAATTTACATAAGAGGACTCATGCTGGAGAGAAGCCAGTTCCATGTTCAGAGAATGATAAAGGTGTTCCTCAAAATACTAATCTTATAAGACATGAAAACACTAACAAAGCAGAAAAGCCGTGTCCATGA
- the LOC137534275 gene encoding zinc finger protein ZFP2-like isoform X4, which translates to MKDEEEDILPEICTNEFLSRNPPERSPSSQNSWDSTQEDDKTPQGYQDENLIVVKVEVDDEEEAYTRSDEPYKEEEIPSEISTERQENPNSLEKHLMPSDGETEEDDITCYCSYEDIACNSSERHTISPKLHPLHPNPNLTSDLSTHGRHSREHSPPVSHRAAHKGGKTFPCSDCGRGFTERAGLLKHRRRQRHTAKKPYSCSECGKHFMCQSSLIIHENVHTGQKLYTCSTCGKCYPRKSSLIKHERTHTGEKPFMCNECDKSFYWNNQLVRHQRTHTGEKPYMCTECGKHFSQRPMLEIHERTHTGVKPYFCTECGKCFAQNGSLLAHKRTHTGEKPYSCSECGKRFAQKSNLAKHNQVHTGEKPYSCPVCGRHFGQLSALVNHQQTHLSDSPHDISISEGTELSSHYRSQIRVKPFSCSDCGKCFPRKSSLIRHIRTHTGEKPFSCTECGKRFPTKDQLVWHRRTHTGEKPYSCSECGKCFSMKGHLNLHRRTHTGEKPYSCSQCGKGFSSKTNVNLHKRTHAGEKPVPCSENDKGVPQNTNLIRHENTNKAEKPCP; encoded by the exons atgaaggatgaggaggaggacatCCTGCCAGAGATCTGCACAA ATGAATTCCTTAGCAGAAATCCTCCAGAGAGATCTCCCAGCTCTCAGAATTCTTGGGATTCCACACAGGAAGATGACAAGACACCACAAGGTTATCAG GATGAAAATCTGATTGTTGTTAAAGTTGAAgttgatgatgaagaagaggctTATACAAGGAGTGACGAGCCATACAAGGAAGAAGAAATTCCCTCAGAGATTAGCACAG AGAGACAAGAAAACCCGAATAGCTTGGAGAAACATCTTATGCCTTCAGATGGTGAAACGGAAGAGGATGACATCACATGCTATTGTTCCTATGAAGACATTGCATGCAATTCATCGGAAAGACACACCATTAGCCCAAAACTCCACCCTTTACATCCCAATCCAAATCTAACATCAGATCTCTCTACACATGGTAGACATTCTCGTGAACATTCCCCTCCCGTCAGCCATCGTGCAGCTCATAAAGGAGGTAAAACATTCCCATGTTCTGATTGTGGGAGAGGTTTTACTGAGAGAGCAGGACTCCTCAAACACAGGAGAAGACAAAGACATACAGCCAAGAAGCCGTAttcctgttctgagtgtgggaaacactTCATGTGTCAGTCATCTCTTATTATCCATGAAAATGTTCACACAGGGCAGAAATTATACACCTGCTCTACCTGTGGAAAATGTTATCCCAGGAAATCATCTCTCATAAAACATGAAAGAACTCACACGGGAGAGAAACCGTTTATGTGTAATGAATGCGACAAGAGTTTCTATTGGAACAATCAACTcgttagacaccagagaactcacactggggagaagccctacatgtgtacagagtgtgggaaacatTTTTCCCAGAGACCAATGCTGGAGATAcacgagagaactcacactggagtGAAGCCGTATTTTTgcactgaatgtgggaaatgttttgcccaAAACGGAAGTCTCTTAGCACATAAGAGAACCCACACAGGTGAAAAGCCATATTCCTGCTCCGAATGTGGTAAACGTTTTGCTCAAAAATCGAATCTTGCAAAGCATAACCAAGTCCATACGGGGGAGAAACCATATTCCTGTCCTGTCTGTGGGAGACATTTTGGTCAATTGTCTGCTCTTGTTAACCACCAACAAACTCACCTGTCTGACAGTCCACATGACATATCTATTTCTGAGGGGACAGAACTGAGTTCACACTACAGAAGCCAAATAAGGGTGAAGCCATTTTCATgttctgactgtgggaaatgttttcccaGAAAATCAAGTCTCATCAGACACATAAGAACTCATACAGGAGAGAAGCCATTTTCCTGTACGGAATGTGGCAAAAGATTTCCTACCAAAGACCAGCTTGTCTGGCACCGACGCACCCACACAGGAGAGAaaccgtattcatgttcagagtgtgggaaatgtttttccatGAAAGGACATCTTAATCTCCATCGGAGgactcacacaggagaaaaaccATATTCCTGTTCCCAATGCGGAAAAGGATTTTCCTCCAAAACCAATGTTAATTTACATAAGAGGACTCATGCTGGAGAGAAGCCAGTTCCATGTTCAGAGAATGATAAAGGTGTTCCTCAAAATACTAATCTTATAAGACATGAAAACACTAACAAAGCAGAAAAGCCGTGTCCATGA